One stretch of Penaeus vannamei isolate JL-2024 chromosome 7, ASM4276789v1, whole genome shotgun sequence DNA includes these proteins:
- the LOC138862232 gene encoding uncharacterized protein — translation MAATTATTRFGDDRVTLDYALVQHIASKDSEYQLLMSLSARDWHQHRAQEMDCLRHFYKVQVTRNLTACFRGQGRQYTGLEWKVTCSSTMMLVTPATRMLHLKQPNL, via the coding sequence ATGGCTGCTACAACCGCTACCACACGTTTTGGTGACGACCGCGTCACGCTTGACTACGCTTTAGTGCAGCACATTGCCTCCAAGGACTCGGAGTATCAGCTGCTAATGAGCTTGTCTGCAAGAGATTGGCACCAACATCGTGCTCAGGAAATGGACTGTCTGCGTCATTTCTACAAGGTGCAGGTCACCAGGAACTTGACAGCATGTTTCAGGGGGCAAGGCAGGCAGTATACTGGCCTGGAATGGAAGGTAACCTGCAGTTCTACTATGATGCTTGTGACACCTGCAACACGCATGCTCCATCTCAAGCAGCCGAACCTCTAA